The following are encoded together in the bacterium genome:
- the yjjJ gene encoding type II toxin-antitoxin system HipA family toxin YjjJ: protein MHAAPGNPVLTVLADRGPLPAATLRRELGVSQPTMSRLVRRAGDSIVRIGQARATRYAARRTVRALGDRWPVYRVDEQGAPRLAAQLHAIAPRSWYYASQVPAPGWMHGEFADGSFPDLPWFLDDMRPQGFMGRAFARKHAAVLGVQEDPRLWSAETTLAALLAFGDDTPGNFILGASALERFERRRLASPEGIEAGRRAAAYASLATAALANDVPGSSAGGEQPKFTATVLDRSGARHVIVKFTPTRETAFGVRWADLLVCEQLALAALREAGAAACTTEILEAEDRTFLEVTRFDRVGLHGRLGVISLQALSNAYHGTLDDWLLAADRLEQDGWLGAVDADALRFQAFFGSMIRNSDMHFGNVSLAIDAVMPLCLAPAYDMLPMHYRPSPTGEIVERPFEPRIPPVDRRALWVRAAEAAGRFWGAATEDARISEDFRRLAAEVLATNDRVLATYR from the coding sequence ATGCACGCGGCACCCGGCAACCCCGTCCTGACCGTGCTGGCCGATCGTGGCCCGTTGCCGGCCGCGACCCTGCGGAGAGAGCTGGGGGTCAGTCAGCCGACCATGTCGCGCCTCGTCCGCCGGGCCGGCGACTCGATCGTCCGCATCGGGCAGGCGAGAGCCACCAGGTACGCGGCTCGGCGGACGGTTCGCGCCCTCGGCGATCGCTGGCCGGTGTATCGGGTCGACGAGCAGGGCGCGCCGCGTCTCGCGGCTCAGCTGCACGCGATCGCGCCGCGCAGCTGGTACTACGCCAGCCAGGTGCCGGCTCCCGGATGGATGCACGGGGAGTTCGCCGACGGATCGTTCCCCGATCTGCCCTGGTTCCTCGACGACATGCGACCCCAGGGCTTCATGGGCCGCGCCTTCGCCCGCAAGCATGCGGCGGTGCTCGGCGTGCAGGAGGACCCGCGCCTCTGGAGCGCAGAGACCACCCTCGCCGCCCTGTTGGCGTTCGGGGACGACACGCCCGGAAACTTCATCCTGGGCGCGTCGGCGCTCGAGCGTTTCGAGCGCAGACGCCTGGCCTCCCCGGAGGGGATCGAGGCCGGTCGGCGAGCCGCCGCCTATGCGTCGTTGGCAACTGCGGCGCTCGCCAACGACGTGCCTGGATCATCGGCAGGGGGGGAGCAGCCCAAGTTCACCGCCACCGTCCTCGATCGTTCCGGGGCGAGGCACGTGATCGTCAAGTTCACGCCGACCCGGGAGACGGCGTTCGGGGTGCGGTGGGCCGACCTGCTCGTGTGCGAGCAGCTCGCCCTCGCCGCATTGCGGGAGGCCGGCGCCGCCGCCTGCACGACGGAGATCCTCGAGGCGGAGGATCGCACGTTCCTGGAGGTCACGCGCTTCGACCGCGTCGGCTTGCACGGGCGGCTCGGCGTCATCTCCCTGCAGGCCCTCTCGAACGCCTATCACGGGACTCTGGACGATTGGCTGCTGGCGGCGGATCGTCTCGAGCAAGACGGATGGCTCGGCGCCGTCGACGCGGACGCGCTGCGGTTCCAGGCATTCTTTGGAAGCATGATACGCAACAGCGACATGCACTTCGGCAACGTCAGCCTCGCCATCGACGCCGTGATGCCGCTGTGCCTGGCGCCGGCGTACGACATGCTGCCCATGCACTACCGCCCGAGCCCGACCGGCGAGATCGTGGAGCGGCCGTTCGAGCCGCGTATCCCGCCCGTCGACCGGCGCGCGCTGTGGGTGCGGGCGGCCGAGGCGGCTGGTCGTTTCTGGGGTGCGGCGACGGAAGACGCTCGCATCTCGGAGGACTTCCGGCGGTTGGCTGCGGAAGTGCTCGCGACGAACGACCGCGTGCTGGCAACCTATCGCTGA
- a CDS encoding amidase: MHDLLTLTLTELRDRLHARKASPVELMQAVLARIDETNPDLNAVCSRRDPDACLADARESEARIARGEARPLEGIPLGVKELEEAAGLPHTEASMLFKDRVATQDSIQVERLKAAGAIVVAKTNAPEFGAPAFTKNRVYGVTRSPWNLELTPGGSSGGSSAAMAAGVIPLVTAGDGGGSIRIPASFTGCFGLKPSWGRVAREHGDQWEYGCTAVYGPLTKTVEDAALFMDQVVGADARDPHSLPHPGYFYVERVAAGMPEKLRIGFSPDLGYAVVQSDVAAAVADGVRVFETLGHRIEPISGGPPELGRAWGLLGSFLMASRLDGHLAGREELLGRGLLAGVRMADDMSPALFANLARARDKLNVWAADVFSKVDLLVTPTVPFDPYEAPGPYPTETEGRPQPWSNVGSFTIPFNLSWHPAASVRVGLSKAGLPMGMQIVGPRHRDDLVLQAARAFERERPWHPHWPLRW, from the coding sequence ATGCACGACCTCCTCACCCTCACGCTGACCGAGCTGCGCGACCGCCTGCACGCCCGCAAAGCCTCCCCGGTCGAGCTGATGCAGGCGGTTCTCGCCCGCATCGACGAGACCAACCCCGACCTGAACGCCGTCTGCTCGCGCCGCGACCCCGACGCGTGCCTCGCCGACGCCCGGGAGTCGGAGGCCCGCATCGCCCGCGGCGAAGCGCGCCCGCTCGAAGGCATCCCGCTCGGCGTGAAGGAGCTCGAGGAGGCCGCCGGCCTGCCGCACACCGAGGCGTCGATGCTGTTCAAGGACCGCGTCGCGACCCAGGACTCGATCCAGGTCGAGCGTCTCAAGGCCGCGGGCGCGATCGTCGTCGCGAAGACGAACGCGCCCGAGTTCGGCGCGCCCGCGTTCACGAAGAACCGCGTCTACGGCGTGACGCGCTCGCCGTGGAACCTCGAGCTGACGCCGGGCGGGTCGAGCGGCGGCTCGTCGGCGGCGATGGCGGCGGGTGTGATCCCGCTCGTCACCGCGGGCGACGGCGGCGGCTCCATTCGCATCCCGGCGAGCTTCACGGGCTGCTTCGGGCTCAAGCCCTCGTGGGGCCGCGTCGCGCGCGAGCACGGCGACCAGTGGGAGTACGGGTGCACCGCGGTCTACGGGCCGCTCACGAAGACGGTCGAGGACGCGGCGCTGTTCATGGATCAGGTCGTCGGCGCCGACGCGCGCGATCCGCACAGCCTGCCCCACCCCGGCTACTTCTACGTCGAGCGCGTCGCGGCGGGCATGCCCGAGAAGCTGCGCATCGGCTTCTCGCCGGACCTGGGCTACGCGGTCGTGCAGTCCGACGTCGCCGCGGCGGTCGCCGACGGCGTGCGCGTCTTCGAGACGCTCGGGCACCGCATCGAGCCCATCAGCGGTGGACCGCCGGAGCTGGGACGCGCCTGGGGTCTCCTCGGCAGCTTCCTCATGGCCTCGCGGCTCGACGGCCACCTGGCCGGACGCGAGGAGCTGCTCGGCCGCGGCCTCCTCGCCGGCGTCCGGATGGCCGACGACATGAGCCCGGCCCTCTTCGCGAACCTGGCGCGCGCCCGCGACAAGCTGAACGTCTGGGCCGCCGACGTGTTCTCGAAGGTCGACCTGCTGGTGACGCCGACCGTGCCCTTCGACCCGTACGAGGCGCCCGGCCCCTACCCGACCGAGACCGAGGGCCGGCCGCAGCCGTGGTCGAACGTCGGCTCGTTCACCATTCCCTTCAACCTGTCCTGGCATCCGGCGGCGAGCGTGCGCGTCGGGCTGTCGAAGGCCGGCCTGCCGATGGGCATGCAGATCGTCGGCCCCCGCCACCGCGACGACCTGGTGCTCCAGGCCGCCCGCGCCTTCGAGCGCGAGCGCCCCTGGCACCCCCACTGGCCGCTGCGCTGGTAG
- a CDS encoding transposase, with protein MSGGETGTVTSIQRFGGALNLHVHFHTLVLDGVFVRQADDTLAFHPAPPPTDADVARVVQRVRRRLAQLGVVAAADGDEDGDPLPADSLALAGLTRAAVLGRAALGRASLGCGPPAPRRRPGRAVGGSARAPT; from the coding sequence TTGTCGGGCGGCGAGACGGGGACCGTCACGAGCATCCAGCGGTTCGGGGGCGCGCTCAATCTCCACGTCCACTTCCACACGCTGGTGCTCGACGGCGTCTTCGTGCGCCAGGCGGACGACACGCTCGCCTTCCATCCCGCGCCGCCCCCGACCGACGCCGACGTCGCGCGCGTGGTCCAGCGCGTGCGCCGGCGGCTCGCGCAGCTGGGGGTCGTCGCCGCGGCGGACGGCGACGAGGACGGCGATCCGCTGCCCGCGGATTCGCTCGCGTTGGCCGGCTTGACACGCGCGGCGGTGCTCGGGCGCGCCGCGCTCGGGCGGGCGTCACTGGGCTGCGGCCCGCCAGCGCCTCGGCGCCGACCCGGACGCGCCGTGGGTGGATCGGCACGTGCCCCTACGTAA
- a CDS encoding undecaprenyl/decaprenyl-phosphate alpha-N-acetylglucosaminyl 1-phosphate transferase — MEVLLLAVLAATISLAATPAARRLALRLGAVDEPDARRVHATPTPRLGGLAVATAIFGAIAVGAAVGAPLTLLSLGEGARTWSLLAGALVMVAAGALDDVRGTAPATKLVAQIVAAALAVAGGHWIAGVTNPFTGAYVALGGVGALLAVVWIVAITNAFNLIDGLDGLAAGVGLIGAGTLLVIAWIEGRADVLPLWAVLVGALAGFLVHNFAPASIFLGDSGSLLVGYLIALLALQGLEKSATVVVVLSSVLALGLPIVDMALAIVRRTRASGPRGIVRADRAHLHHRLVDDGTMSHRRAVLVLYGVAVAGGAVAIVAALTQSVLNTALVVAAAAACVILVRGRTRR, encoded by the coding sequence GTGGAGGTGCTCCTGCTCGCGGTGCTGGCCGCGACGATCTCGCTCGCCGCGACGCCGGCAGCGCGACGGCTCGCGCTGCGCCTGGGCGCCGTCGACGAGCCGGACGCCCGTCGGGTGCATGCGACGCCCACGCCGCGTCTCGGCGGTCTCGCGGTGGCGACGGCGATCTTCGGCGCGATCGCCGTCGGCGCCGCGGTCGGCGCTCCGCTGACGCTGCTGAGCCTCGGAGAAGGCGCACGGACCTGGAGCCTGCTCGCGGGCGCGTTGGTCATGGTCGCGGCCGGCGCGCTCGACGACGTGCGCGGCACGGCGCCGGCGACGAAGCTCGTCGCGCAGATCGTCGCCGCGGCGCTGGCGGTCGCAGGCGGCCACTGGATCGCCGGCGTGACGAATCCCTTCACGGGAGCCTACGTCGCCCTCGGCGGCGTCGGTGCGCTGCTGGCCGTCGTCTGGATCGTCGCCATCACCAACGCCTTCAACCTGATCGACGGGCTCGACGGCCTCGCGGCGGGCGTCGGGCTCATCGGCGCGGGGACGCTGCTCGTCATCGCGTGGATCGAGGGACGGGCGGACGTCCTGCCGCTGTGGGCGGTGCTGGTCGGCGCGCTGGCCGGGTTCCTGGTGCACAACTTCGCGCCCGCCTCGATCTTCCTCGGCGACAGCGGCAGCCTGCTGGTCGGCTACCTGATCGCGCTGCTCGCGCTGCAGGGGCTCGAGAAGAGCGCCACGGTCGTCGTCGTCCTGTCCTCCGTGCTGGCGCTCGGGCTCCCCATCGTCGACATGGCGCTGGCGATCGTGCGCCGTACGCGCGCCAGCGGCCCGCGCGGCATCGTCCGCGCCGACCGCGCCCACCTGCATCATCGTCTCGTGGACGACGGCACGATGAGCCATCGCCGTGCGGTGCTGGTGCTCTACGGCGTGGCGGTCGCGGGCGGTGCGGTGGCGATCGTCGCGGCGCTCACGCAGAGCGTGCTCAACACGGCCCTGGTCGTCGCCGCGGCGGCGGCGTGCGTGATCCTGGTGCGGGGCCGCACGCGTCGCTGA
- a CDS encoding UDP-N-acetylglucosamine--N-acetylmuramyl-(pentapeptide) pyrophosphoryl-undecaprenol N-acetylglucosamine transferase, whose amino-acid sequence MAIDDASPPRHALARLAIAGGGTGGHVFPAVAIAETCNASRPTLDVLFLGTATGFEARIAPAHGLRFAAVRAAPFYGVARLDRVRTLSHLFAGVMDARRILRAERVQLVLGLGGFASAGVVLAARSLGVPAVIHEANATAGLANRALGRVADRVLLGFADAMADFPPGRCTVTGTPVRPALLSIAAGRTPLGRPFRLLVMGGSQGSPFLNTHAPELVTAIARLGVSVTIRHQTGAGGPEAVRAAYADAGIAADVTPFLDDVRAAYEHADFAITCAGAGTLSELAAIGLPALVVPLASAARDHEVANARAAAESSGVWWTTERTWDTTTLAQRIAVLAGDAAAWRAASTRMRRGATPAAATHILAACDELLAARAG is encoded by the coding sequence GTGGCTATAGACGACGCGTCGCCACCGCGCCACGCGCTCGCGCGACTCGCGATCGCGGGCGGTGGTACCGGCGGCCACGTCTTCCCGGCGGTGGCGATCGCCGAGACGTGCAACGCATCGCGCCCGACACTCGACGTGCTCTTCCTCGGCACGGCGACGGGCTTTGAAGCGCGCATCGCGCCGGCGCACGGCCTGCGCTTCGCCGCCGTGCGGGCGGCGCCCTTCTACGGCGTCGCCCGCCTCGATCGCGTCCGCACCCTCTCCCACCTCTTCGCCGGCGTCATGGACGCGCGCCGCATCCTGCGCGCCGAGCGCGTGCAGCTCGTGCTCGGTCTCGGCGGCTTCGCGAGCGCCGGCGTCGTGCTCGCCGCGCGCAGCCTCGGCGTACCGGCCGTCATCCACGAAGCGAACGCCACCGCCGGCCTCGCGAACCGCGCGCTCGGCCGCGTCGCCGACCGCGTGTTGCTCGGCTTCGCCGACGCGATGGCCGACTTTCCGCCCGGGCGATGCACCGTGACCGGCACGCCGGTGCGACCGGCCCTGCTGTCGATCGCCGCTGGGCGGACGCCGCTCGGGCGCCCGTTTCGACTTCTCGTGATGGGAGGGTCCCAGGGCTCGCCGTTCCTCAACACGCACGCTCCCGAGCTCGTGACGGCGATCGCCCGCCTCGGCGTCTCCGTGACCATCCGGCATCAGACGGGGGCGGGGGGGCCCGAGGCGGTCCGCGCCGCCTACGCCGACGCGGGCATCGCCGCCGACGTCACGCCGTTCCTCGACGACGTCCGCGCCGCGTACGAGCACGCCGACTTCGCGATCACCTGTGCGGGCGCCGGCACGCTGTCGGAGCTGGCGGCGATCGGCCTGCCCGCGCTCGTGGTGCCGCTCGCGAGCGCGGCCCGCGATCACGAGGTGGCGAACGCCCGCGCGGCCGCCGAGTCCTCCGGCGTCTGGTGGACGACCGAGCGCACGTGGGACACGACGACGCTCGCACAGCGCATCGCCGTGCTCGCGGGCGACGCGGCGGCATGGCGAGCGGCGAGCACGCGCATGCGCCGGGGCGCCACGCCCGCTGCCGCCACCCATATCCTCGCCGCTTGTGACGAGCTCCTCGCCGCGCGCGCCGGCTGA
- a CDS encoding glycosyltransferase, with product MPRIRVTVVVLGDLGRSPRMLYHAAALADSNADVDLVGCVEHDLPSDLDDRPAVRVHRLPSPSVSERHRLPRPLFVLVAGWNALRLSGALLATLLWRTPRPAVILVQNPPAIPALLVAWIAARLRRARLIVDWHNLGWAMLALSLGARHPLVRLARRHERWAGRRADAHLCVSRALAERLDGWGVGRAHVLPDRPARRFVPIPPAARHAAFTQLAATLRLPESARRPALVVSPTSWGADEDFDLLVDAAVAWDARLRAEDGPAVAVVVSGDGPRRTEYERRFAALGLERVLLRTAWLPADDYPQLLGVADLGLCLHRSASGLDLPMKVLDCFGAGLPVVALDYGPCLGELVRDDENGLLFRDAAELADALHRLLSPAPGPLLDRLRAGVGREATVRWPDAWAAIARPLIAGS from the coding sequence ATGCCTCGCATTCGGGTGACCGTCGTCGTCCTCGGCGACCTCGGGCGCAGCCCGCGCATGCTGTACCACGCGGCCGCGCTCGCCGACAGCAACGCCGACGTCGATCTCGTCGGCTGCGTCGAGCACGATCTCCCGAGCGACCTCGACGACCGTCCCGCGGTGCGCGTGCATCGCCTGCCGTCACCCTCCGTCTCGGAGCGGCACCGCCTGCCGCGCCCGCTCTTCGTGCTGGTCGCGGGTTGGAACGCGCTCCGACTGTCCGGGGCGCTGCTCGCGACGCTGCTCTGGCGGACGCCCAGGCCGGCCGTGATCCTGGTGCAGAACCCGCCCGCGATCCCGGCGCTGCTCGTCGCCTGGATCGCGGCCCGCCTGCGCCGCGCGCGGCTCATCGTCGACTGGCACAACCTCGGTTGGGCGATGCTGGCGCTCTCGCTCGGAGCACGTCATCCGCTGGTGCGCCTCGCGCGCCGCCACGAGCGCTGGGCGGGACGGCGGGCCGACGCGCACCTCTGCGTCTCGCGCGCGCTCGCCGAGCGGCTCGACGGCTGGGGCGTGGGACGGGCGCACGTCCTGCCGGATCGCCCCGCGCGACGCTTCGTGCCGATTCCGCCGGCGGCGCGGCACGCGGCGTTCACGCAGCTGGCCGCGACCCTGCGGCTCCCCGAGTCGGCGCGACGTCCGGCCCTCGTCGTGAGTCCCACCAGCTGGGGCGCCGACGAGGACTTCGACCTGCTCGTCGACGCCGCCGTCGCGTGGGACGCGCGGCTGCGCGCGGAGGACGGTCCGGCGGTGGCGGTCGTCGTCAGCGGCGACGGCCCGCGGCGCACGGAGTACGAGCGCCGTTTCGCCGCGCTCGGCCTGGAGCGGGTCCTCCTGCGCACGGCGTGGCTGCCGGCCGACGACTATCCGCAGCTCCTCGGCGTCGCGGACCTCGGGCTGTGCCTCCATCGCTCGGCGTCCGGCCTCGATCTGCCGATGAAGGTGCTCGATTGTTTCGGCGCGGGCCTGCCGGTGGTCGCGTTGGATTACGGCCCGTGTCTCGGCGAGCTGGTCCGCGACGACGAGAACGGACTCCTCTTCCGTGACGCCGCCGAGCTGGCGGACGCATTGCACCGCCTCCTGAGCCCGGCGCCGGGCCCGCTCCTCGACCGGCTGCGGGCCGGCGTGGGGCGCGAGGCGACGGTGCGCTGGCCCGACGCGTGGGCGGCGATCGCGCGGCCGCTCATCGCCGGGTCCTGA
- a CDS encoding glycosyltransferase family 4 protein, whose protein sequence is MARLLFVQPSLQPTGGGNGVAAWMLQTLADRHDVTLLTCAPFEPRATDDFFGTGLAARRIAHRLVATWWRPVLEAAPVPLHLLRDALLLRHVRRLEASVDLVVSANNEWPLHGTGVSYVHYPSRARPRPEVDMRWYHRAGPLALYYAVSDRLAAFDAADVRRQVLLANSEWTAAHLRRVHGVDARTVYPPIAGTFVVRGFEEREARVLCVGRFSPEKAFERAVAIVDALRGRGHALALTIVGSPGMPAYERRIRALAADRAWLDVRSGLSRAALLALMSRCRFGLHAMVDEHFGMAPAEMVEAGCLTFVHRSGGQTEIVRRDDLSWIDVPDAVARIERALLDDAHRQRLLVHVAGLRGRFTPATFCARVDAIVDETLALRTRR, encoded by the coding sequence ATGGCCCGCCTCCTGTTCGTCCAGCCGTCCCTGCAGCCGACCGGCGGCGGCAACGGCGTGGCCGCCTGGATGCTCCAGACGCTGGCCGATCGGCACGACGTCACCCTGCTCACCTGTGCCCCGTTCGAGCCGCGAGCCACCGACGACTTCTTCGGCACCGGCCTCGCCGCACGTCGGATCGCGCATCGGCTCGTCGCGACGTGGTGGCGCCCGGTGCTCGAAGCGGCGCCCGTCCCGCTGCATCTCCTGCGCGACGCGCTGCTCCTGCGCCACGTCCGACGTCTCGAGGCGAGCGTCGATCTCGTCGTCTCCGCGAACAACGAGTGGCCGCTGCACGGCACGGGCGTCAGCTACGTGCACTATCCGTCGCGCGCCCGCCCGCGTCCGGAGGTCGACATGCGCTGGTACCACCGCGCCGGCCCGCTCGCGCTCTACTACGCGGTCAGCGACCGCCTCGCGGCTTTCGACGCCGCCGATGTCCGCCGCCAGGTGCTGCTCGCGAACTCCGAGTGGACGGCCGCGCATCTCCGTCGCGTGCACGGCGTGGACGCGCGGACGGTGTATCCGCCGATCGCCGGAACGTTCGTCGTGCGCGGCTTCGAGGAGCGCGAGGCGCGCGTGCTCTGCGTCGGCCGCTTCTCGCCGGAGAAGGCCTTCGAGCGCGCCGTCGCCATCGTCGATGCGCTGCGCGGCCGGGGTCACGCGCTGGCGCTGACGATCGTCGGCAGCCCGGGCATGCCGGCCTACGAGCGGCGGATCCGCGCGCTCGCGGCCGACCGCGCCTGGCTCGACGTGCGCAGCGGGTTGTCGCGCGCGGCGCTGCTCGCGCTCATGAGCCGATGCCGCTTCGGCCTGCACGCCATGGTCGACGAGCACTTCGGCATGGCGCCGGCGGAGATGGTGGAGGCGGGCTGCCTCACGTTCGTGCACCGCAGCGGCGGACAGACCGAGATCGTGCGCAGGGACGATCTCTCGTGGATCGACGTTCCCGACGCGGTGGCGCGGATCGAGCGCGCGTTGCTGGACGACGCGCACCGCCAGCGCCTGCTGGTGCACGTGGCCGGGCTCCGCGGCCGCTTCACCCCGGCAACCTTCTGCGCACGGGTGGACGCGATCGTCGACGAGACGCTCGCGCTCAGGACCCGGCGATGA